In one window of Brassica rapa cultivar Chiifu-401-42 chromosome A07, CAAS_Brap_v3.01, whole genome shotgun sequence DNA:
- the LOC103832430 gene encoding B3 domain-containing protein At3g19184 codes for MVESEYEQIRLKRVEENKKRMIELNLNKLSQSLRLSSPSPKPSPAKARTPRTPVDSSEVRRSSRAKNPPPSYKEFGLEPLDRPRRSYQRRDLLNRVYASDDARVYAIERAEALQSSLEPEFPSFIKPMLQSHVTGGFWLGLPRQFCHTHLPKYDEMITLVDENEDESVTKYLADKNGLSGGWRGFAIDHQLVDGDAVVFHLINPTTFKVYIIRVNDESSNGLGGSNGKELVIKSNKNQEEKKVSEVHPLSNSGKRKRRGRM; via the exons ATGGTGGAATCGGAGTATGAGCAGATACGATTGAAAAGGGTGGAAGAGAACAAGAAGAGGATGATTGAGCTTAATCTCAACAAGCTCTCTCAATCTCTTCGCCTCTCCTCTCCTTCCCCCAAGCCTTCTCCT GCCAAGGCAAGGACGCCGCGTACTCCGGTGGACTCGTCGGAGGTCAGGAGATCGAGCCGCGCTAAGAATCCTCCTCCCAGCTACAAAGAG TTTGGGCTAGAACCTTTGGATAGGCCAAGAAG GAGCTATCAAAGGAGAGATTTGCTGAACCGGGTTTATGCCTCAGACGATGCTAGAGTCTATGCAATCGAGAGAGCAGAGGCTCTTCAGTCAAGCTTAGAGCCTGAGTTTCCGAGCTTTATCAAACCGATGCTCCAGTCACATGTTACCGGAGGGTTTTGGCTG GGCTTGCCGCGTCAATTTTGCCATACACATCTGCCGAAGTACGATGAAATGATCACTTTAGTTGATGAAAACGAGGATGAATCTGTGACCAAATACCTTGCTGATAAGAATGGTCTTAGCGGAGGCTGGAGAGGTTTCGCTATTGATCATCAGCTTGTCGATGGAGATGCTGTTGTCTTTCACCTTATCAACCCAACTACCTTCAAG GTGTATATCATTAGGGTAAATGATGAATCAAGCAACGGTTTGGGTGGGAGTAATGGCAAAGAGCTTGTTATTAAATCAAACAAGAatcaagaagagaagaaggtttCAGAAGTTCATCCCTTGTCAAACAGTGGTAAAAGAAAGCGAAGAG GCAGGATGTAG
- the LOC103832431 gene encoding sodium/hydrogen exchanger 6: protein MSSSELQISPAIHDPQGQEKQQQAAGVGILLQIMMLVLSFVLGHVLRRHKFYYLPEASASLLIGLIVGGLANVSNTETSIRTWFNFHDEFFFLFLLPPIIFQSGFSLQPKPFFSNFGAIVTFSVLGTFVASIVTGVLVYLGGVMFLMYRLPFVECLMFGSLISATDPVTVLSIFQELGSDVNLYALVFGESVLNDAMAISLYRTMSLVRSHSTGQNFFMVIVRFLETFVGSMSAGVGVGFTSALLFKYAGLDVDNLQNLECCLFVLFPYFSYMLAEGLSLSGIVSILFTGIVMKHYTYSNLSTNSQRFVSAFFHLISSLAETFVFIYMGFDIAMEKHSWSHVGFIFFSILFIVIARAANVFGCGYLVNLARPAHRKIPMTHQKALWYSGLRGAMAFALALQSVHELPDGHGQTIFTATTAIVVVTVLLIGGSTGTMLEALEVVGDSRDTSLGDGFEVVNNRYMTRFDDEGSPSESGFRTKLREFHKSAKSFSELDRNYLTPFFTSNNGDYDEDDDINDDQHHEERIPFTRRGNFNNRGLTF, encoded by the exons ATGTCGTCGTCGGAGCTGCAGATTTCGCCGGCGATTCACGACCCGCAGGGGCAAGAGAAGCAGCAGCAAGCCGCCGGAGTCGGGATTTTGCTCCAGATCATGATGCTCGTCCTCTCTTTCGTACTCGGCCACGTCCTTCGCCGTCATAAGTTCTATTATCTACCCGAAGCTAGTGCTTCGCTTCTCATCG GGTTGATCGTTGGTGGTTTAGCGAACGTCTCCAACACGGAGACTAGCATAAG gACATGGTTCAATTTCCACGATGAATTCTTCTTTCTGTTTCTGCTTCCGCCCATCATATT CCAATCAGGATTCAGCCTACAACCC AAACCTTTCTTTTCAAACTTTGGAGCCATTGTCACTTTCTCTGTACTTGGAACTTTTGTGGCTTCCATTGTTACTGGCGTGCTAGT GTACCTTGGCGGCGTGATGTTTCTCATGTACAGGCTTCCATTCGTCGAGTGTCTCATGTTTGGCTCTCTTATCTCAGCCACTGATCCTGTCACTGTCTTGTCTATATTCCAG GAACTTGGATCGGATGTTAATTTGTATGCCCTGGTGTTTGGAGAATCGGTTTTAAATGATGCT ATGGCCATATCTCTGTACAG GACAATGTCCTTGGTAAGAAGTCACTCAACTGGTCAGAATTTCTTTATGGTGATAGTCAGGTTTCTTGAAACCTTTGTCGGGTCAATGTCTGCAG GGGTTGGAGTTGGATTTACTTCTGCTCTC CTCTTCAAGTATGCAGGGTTGGATGTTGACAA TCTTCAGAACTTGGAGTGCTGCCTCTTTGTGCTTTTTCCATATTTCTC ATACATGCTTGCTGAAGGTCTCAGTCTATCTGGCATCGTATCGATTCTATTTACTGGGATT GTCATGAAGCATTATACCTACTCAAACTTGTCTACAAATTCTCAGCGATTTGTGTCTGCATTTTTTCATCTGATATCTTCCCTGGCAGAGACATTTGT GTTCATCTACATGGGTTTTGATATTGCAATGGAAAAGCACAGTTGGTCACACGTGGGATTCATCTTTTTCTCGATT CTGTTCATCGTAATTGCGAG GGCAGCTAATGTGTTTGGTTGTGGATATTTGGTCAACTTAGCACGACCTGCACATAGGAAAATACCTATGACGCATCAAAAAGCACTATGGTACAGTG GACTTCGAGGGGCTATGGCTTTTGCTCTTGCTCTACAATCTGTTCACGAACTCCCAGACGGGCATGGTCAAACTATTTTCACGGCAACTACAGCCATTGTTGTTGTAACG GTGTTACTGATTGGAGGATCCACAGGTACAATGCTTGAAGCCCTAGAGGTTGTAGGCGATAGCCGTGATACATCCCTTGGTGAT GGGTTTGAAGTGGTGAACAATCGGTATATGACTAGGTTTGATGATGAAGGTTCACCATCAGAAAGTGGATTCAGGACAAAACTACGAGAGTTCCATAAGAG CGCAAAGTCATTTTCAGAACTAGACAGGAACTACTTAACACCGTTCTTCACAAGTAATAACGGAGAttatgatgaagatgatgatattAACGATGACCAACACCATG AAGAACGGATTCCTTTTACTAGAAGAGGGAACTTTAATAACCGGGGGCTAACTTTCTGA
- the LOC103832432 gene encoding probable protein phosphatase 2C 18 — protein sequence MGLCYSVDRTTGKEPGETSSTAELADDSSGRWRRPRDLKGGGEVEGVQEVSGRLISNGSSEIACLYTQQGKKGTNQDAMLVFENFCSRDGTVFCGVFDGHGPFGHMVAKKVRDTLPSTLSTQLKLTSESDQNGLVNEKGTEEDEEEAQRSECVTTMDEQWCELNPNENIDALPEMYLPLKHALLKSCQQIDKDLKMHPTIDCFCSGTTSVTLIKQGEDLVVGNIGDSRAVLATRDLDNALVAVQLTIDLKPDLPSESARIQKCKGRVFALQDEPEVARVWLPNSDSPGLAMARAFGDFCLKDYGLISVPDINYRRLTERDQFIILASDGVWDVLSNKEAVDIIASAPSRSTAARALVDTAVRSWRIKYPTSKNDDCTVVCLFLQDSSVSNVVKDSHKEEESIESVSISNKVEEEEGEIVPVKEESIPKSCRTESKMMTTMTLAECISVAQDDEEWSALEGLTRVNSLLSIPRFLSGELRSSSWRKWL from the exons ATGGGTCTGTGTTATTCAGTAGATAGGACTACCGGGAAGGAACCGGGAGAAACCAGCTCCACCGCGGAGTTAGCGGATGATAGCTCCGGACGGTGGCGGCGGCCTAGAGATTTAAAGGGCGGCGGCGAAGTCGAAGGGGTTCAAGAGGTTTCAGGTCGGTTGATCTCGAATGGTTCGAGTGAAATTGCATGTCTTTACACACAGCAGGGGAAGAAAGGAACCAATCAAGACGCTATGCTCGTTTTTGAG AACTTTTGTTCGAGAGACGGTACAGTGTTCTGTGGTGTATTCGATGGACACGGACCATTTGGTCATATGGTCGCCAAGAAAGTCCGAGATACATTGCCCTCCACGCTCTCCACCCAATTGAAACTGACCTCAGAGTCAGACCAAAACGGCTTAGTGAATGAGAAGGGTACAgaggaggatgaagaagaagcacAGAGAAGCGAGTGTGTTACTACTATGGATGAGCAGTGGTGTGAGTTGAATCCAAATGAGAACATCGATGCACTTCCAGAGATGTATCTGCCTCTTAAACACGCGTTGCTCAAGTCCTGTCAGCAGATAGATAAAGACCTGAAAATGCATCCTACTATTGATTGCTTCTGCAGCGGAACGACTTCAGTCACTTTGATCAAGCAG GGTGAGGACTTGGTGGTCGGAAACATTGGTGACTCGAGAGCTGTTCTTGCCACAAGAGACCTAGACAACGCTTTGGTCGCTGTGCAACTAACCATAGACTTAAAACCTGATCTCCCAA GTGAATCAGCAAGAATCCAGAAGTGTAAAGGCAGAGTCTTTGCGTTGCAAGATGAGCCTGAAGTAGCTCGTGTGTGGCTACCAAACAGCGACTCACCTGGTTTAGCAATGGCTCGAGCTTTTGGCGACTTCTGTCTTAAAGACTACGGTCTTATCTCAGTCCCGGACATTAACTACCGCCGCCTTACAGAGAGAGATCAGTTCATTATTCTTGCTAGCGACGGTGTATGGGATGTGTTGTCAAACAAAGAAGCTGTGGACATTATTGCTTCAGCTCCTAGTCGAAGCACAGCAGCTCGAGCTCTGGTGGACACAGCGGTTAGATCATGGAGAATCAAGTATCCAACTTCCAAGAACGATGACTGTACTGTAGTCTGCCTCTTTCTACAAGATTCATCAGTGTCCAATGTAGTAAAGGATTCACACAAAGAAGAAGAGTCCATAGAGAGTGTCAGTATCAGTAACAAGGTGGAAGAGGAGGAGGGCGAGATTGTTCCGGTTAAAGAGGAAAGTATCCCTAAGAGTTGTCGGACTGAGTCGAAGATGATGACGACAATGACACTTGCTGAATGTATATCAGTTGCACAGGATGATGAAGAGTGGTCTGCTTTGGAAGGGTTGACGAGGGTTAATAGTTTATTGAGCATTCCAAGGTTCTTGTCTGGTGAGCTTAGATCAAGTAGTTGGAGAAAATGGTTGTGA